The DNA region TGCTCCGGAAACGTGTGACTGTTGGAAGTTTCAAAGTTGGTACCATATCGCCAGCTGCTGCGGCGGAAATTTATTGCTTCATCGTGCTGCTGACGCGCGCCAATGGAGGTTGGTGTTTCAAGGTCCGAGGTCTACACACCGCACTCATGCGTGACGTATTTTCCGCAGCGGGATATGTATACAATGAGTGAAGAATGAATTGTTACGCCGCCAATTTGTTGACGGCGGTCGTTAGGCGCGAGATTTGGCGGGCGGCGCGGGGCTTGGGGATGACGCCGCGGCGGGCCGTTTGGGCGATGACCGGAATGGCGGCCTTAAGGGCCGTTTTGGCGTCCGTCAATTGTTTTCCGCCGACGGCGACGCGGACGGCCTTCACGGCCTCGCGCAGCACCTTCATATATTTCCGATTATAGCGGCGTCGATTTTCGCTCTGCCGCGCCCGCTTGATCGCGGAGGCGTGCCGACCGGTATGGAGCTTCTTCTTTTGTCCTGCCGTCTTGCCTGCCATAGTGATGACCTCTGTTTCTGACGCGTTAAATACTCGGGCGCCGCTACCATGGCGGAAAGAGCCTTGTCAAGGCGGATGGCCCGCGCTACAGACCCTCCGCCCATGGCCCCACCCCCCCCTGTGCCCCCGCTTCGTGATGACCGCCATGCCATCGGTCGGCGCGCGGCGGTGTTCGGCGGCTTCACGTTGCTGAGCCGGATCGCCGGCTTGGCCCGCGATATGGCGATCGCCGCGTGTCTGGGGACCCGTTTCAACGCCGATGCCTTTTACGTCGCCTTTCGCATTCCCAATCTGTTGCGCCGTCTGTTGGCCGAGGGGGCCATGACGATGGCGTTTGTCCCGATTTACGCCTCGTATCGGCGCCAATCCGCAGCGGAGGCGCATCGCGCGGCCAGTGTCATCCTGACCAGTCTCTTGACCTTACTCCTGTTGCTGCTGCTGGGCGGCGTCGTGGCCGCGCCGTGGCTCGTGCGACTGATCGCGACCGGATTTATCCATGACCCGGTGAAATTCGAACTGACGGTTGCACTCACGCGCGTGATGTTTCCGTATCTGCTCTGCGTCAGCGTGATGGCGTTGCTGATGGGAATGTTGCAAGTGGAGCGGCATTTCACGGCCCCGGCCGCAGCGCCAATTTTCCTGAACTTGATGATGATCGCCGCCGCCGTCTGGTTGGCGCCGTATTTTACTGAGCCGGCTTATGCGTTGGCGATTGGGGTGGTGGCGGGCGGTCTGGCCCAGTTAGCAGTGCAACTGCCGCCGCTCTGGCGACGGCATATCGTGCCGGGACTCTCGTTCGCGTGGCGCCATCCGGCGTTGCGCCAACTGATCCGCGTAATGATTCCATCACTCTACGGTGGCGCAGTCTATCAGCTGAACGTGCTGATGATCACGTTGTTGGCCTCGTTCCTGGCGGAAGGGAGCGTTTCGTATCTTTGGTATGCCGACCGGATCACCGAATTTCCGCTCGGGATTTTTGCCGTGGCGCTGGCCACCGTGACGTTGCCGACCCTCTCCGATCAACAGAACGCGCGCGATTTGACCGCGTTTAAGGAGACGGTCAACTTGAGTTTGCGGATTGCGTTGGCGGAGGCGATCCCAGCGGCCGTCGGACTGATCCTGCTGGCGCGTCC from Deltaproteobacteria bacterium includes:
- the rpsT gene encoding 30S ribosomal protein S20; translation: MAGKTAGQKKKLHTGRHASAIKRARQSENRRRYNRKYMKVLREAVKAVRVAVGGKQLTDAKTALKAAIPVIAQTARRGVIPKPRAARQISRLTTAVNKLAA
- the murJ gene encoding murein biosynthesis integral membrane protein MurJ translates to MPPLRDDRHAIGRRAAVFGGFTLLSRIAGLARDMAIAACLGTRFNADAFYVAFRIPNLLRRLLAEGAMTMAFVPIYASYRRQSAAEAHRAASVILTSLLTLLLLLLLGGVVAAPWLVRLIATGFIHDPVKFELTVALTRVMFPYLLCVSVMALLMGMLQVERHFTAPAAAPIFLNLMMIAAAVWLAPYFTEPAYALAIGVVAGGLAQLAVQLPPLWRRHIVPGLSFAWRHPALRQLIRVMIPSLYGGAVYQLNVLMITLLASFLAEGSVSYLWYADRITEFPLGIFAVALATVTLPTLSDQQNARDLTAFKETVNLSLRIALAEAIPAAVGLILLARPIVRLLFERGAFSAASTDGTVAALYGFAVGIPFVSAVRNIVPAFYAMQRPRAPVWAATVGLVTNGVAALVLMRWRQHQGLALAMAVSSAAQLGFLGWWLRRLIGPFGGRRLLRGAIGSCAATLCMAGVVWGLACGIALTDVTSRSRLFGGVSLCIALGALTYLLGLRWLAREEYRHCVAMFCRRR